The genomic stretch AAGTAACCTTCTTCAATCAGTTCAAAAACCTTCTGCATCATCTTTCCTGTATAAATCGGTTCCAGAGGAATGTCGTATTTCTCTTTGAAATCATTGATAAAACGGATATTTTCATCACTTATTTTACCATAACCTCCAAAACATGAATCTATTAGATTAAAATTATGCTTCAAAGTTAATTCAAAAATTTTATTTTCAAGCGAAGCATCATCTACAACCTTAAATCCTATAACGTTCTGATTATCTTCACAGAATTTTGAAATTCCGGCAATGGTTCCACCTGTTCCAACTGCGGTGCAAAGATAGTCAAAATCTTTTGTTTGCTCGTTGAGCATCATTTTCACTCCTGCCACAGCCTCTTCATTAGTTCCTCCTTCCGGAACCACCAAAGCATCCGGAAACTCCTGCTGCAGGAATTCTGTCAGTTTTTCTTTATGGCGGTATTCTTCACGGGTGACAAATTTCAGGTTCATTCCATTTCTTTTCGCAAAAAGTAAGGTAGGATTATCCCTCCATTTGTGCTTTAGTTCTTCACCTCTGATCATTCCCAATGTTGGAATACCTGCCAGATTACCTACTGCAGAAACGGCCGCAATATGATTGGAAAAAGCTCCTCCAAATGTAATAATATAAGGTTTCTCCGGATTTCCTTCCAAATAGTGGTTCACATTATAAAACAGTTTCCAGTATTTATTACCAGAAATCTGAGGATGGATAAGGTCTTCTCTCTTGATAAAGAGTTTTACTTTTTTATGAATTATGACTTCCTGAATAGGAATAGGTTCTGTTGGGAATTGTAATAGCATTTTAGGTTTTGAACTGCTCATGGTTTATGAAGTACAAAAATAATAAAAGATTAATTAGTGGTTTTTAGCCGTAACCACAGATCTTGATAGATACTGATTGTGTAATTCGTGAAATTATTAGTGATATGTGTGTTTAATTTTAGGTTTTGGCAAAAGCCAATAATTGTGATTAATTTACTTGGCCGGGCTGAAGCCCGCCCTATTGA from Chryseobacterium indologenes encodes the following:
- a CDS encoding 1-aminocyclopropane-1-carboxylate deaminase/D-cysteine desulfhydrase → MLLQFPTEPIPIQEVIIHKKVKLFIKREDLIHPQISGNKYWKLFYNVNHYLEGNPEKPYIITFGGAFSNHIAAVSAVGNLAGIPTLGMIRGEELKHKWRDNPTLLFAKRNGMNLKFVTREEYRHKEKLTEFLQQEFPDALVVPEGGTNEEAVAGVKMMLNEQTKDFDYLCTAVGTGGTIAGISKFCEDNQNVIGFKVVDDASLENKIFELTLKHNFNLIDSCFGGYGKISDENIRFINDFKEKYDIPLEPIYTGKMMQKVFELIEEGYFPENSRILCFHTGGLQGIEGANLLLEKQNRNLII